TTTGGTTTCCCTTCCCCGCAGTGGGCACCTCCCAACCCGTGTGAGGAGCAGAGATGGgtcccctgtgctgagcaggtgTGAACACATGCTGTGTGTCACATGGACACCCTGACTGggttcctgccctgcctgtgagcccatgGCTGGtgttcccctgccctgccctgcctttgaGCCCATGGCTGGtgttccccctgccctgccctgcctgtgagcccatgGCTGGtgttcccctgccctgccctgccctgcctgtgagcccatgGCTGGtgttccccctgccctgcctgtgagcccatgGCTGGTGTTCCCcctaccctgccctgcctgtgagagcccatggctggtgttcccctgccctgccctgcctgtgagcccatgGCTGGtgttcccctgccctgccctgccctgcctgtgagcccatgGCTGGtgttcccctgccctgccctgcctgtgagcccatgGCTGGtgttcccctgccctgccctgcctgtgagagcccatggctggtgttccccctgccctgccctgcctgtgagcccatgGCTGGtgttcccctgccctgccctgccctgcctgtgagcccatgGCTGGtgttccccctgccctgcctgtgagcccatgGCTGGtgttcccctgccctgccctgcctgtgagcccatgGCTGGtgttcccctgccctgccctgccctgcctgtgagcccatgGCTGGtgttccccctgccctgccctgcctgtgagcccatgGCTGGtgttccccctgccctgcccctggctGGTGTTCCcctaccctgccctgcctgtgagcccatgGCTGGtgttcccctgccctgccctgccctgcctgtgagcccatgGCTGGtgttcccctgccctgccctgcctgtgagcccatgGCTGGtgttcccctgccctgccctgccctgcctgtgagagcccatggctggtgttccccctgccctgccctgcctgtgagcccatgGCTGGtgttccccctgccctgcctgtgagcccatgGCTGGtgttccccctgccctgccctgcctgtgagcccatgGCTGGtgttcccctgccctgccctgcctgtgagcccatgGCTGGtgttccccctgccctgccctgccctgcctgtgagcccgTGGCTGGTgtttcccctgccctgcctttgaGCCCATGGCTGGtgttccccctgccctgccctgcctgtgagcccatgGCTGGtgttcccctgccctgccctgcctgtgagcccgTGGCTGGTgtttcccctgccctgcctttgaGCCCATGGCTGGtgttccccctgccctgccctgcctgtgagcccatgGCTGGTGTTCCccttgctctgccctgcctgtgagcccatgGCTGGtgttccccctgccctgccctgccctgccccgggctggggggctgcactGCCGTGTCCTGCAGCCAGGGGGGCTGAACCCAAGTGGGGCAGTGTGAGGATGGCTCTCCCAGAGCAGGCTttccccagagccagcagcagcttAGCCCTGGCTCCTCTGccaaggtgctgctgctgctctgcacaaagCTGATTACAGGTCCGTTTTATACATGAGCTGCCTGGgtttctgtgctcagctcagccAGTGTGAGGCGATACCTGCCTGGTTTGGGGTCTCCAGGCTGGTTTTGTGTCAAGCCTGGTGATTTCCTCCGTGTTTACCCCAACTGCAGGCAGGGGGGAGTAGTGGTGAGATGTGATGTGCTGATCCAGTGAGTGAGCGGCCGGGTGAGTCCTGTGCGTGCTGCTACAGGAAGgaggttttgtttccttttgaagaagaggagagggaacCCAGCTGCTTGGGGAGTCTGAAGTAACCCCTgccaggcaggagaggagggtgtGAGTGGGAGCAGGAGGTATCTGCAGCTCgggaaaggcagagcagtgAATTCTGCCCCTGGTTTGGAAGTTCCTGTCTTCTGTCACAGGGACTGTTCTTGTTTCCCCTGTGGACTGCCTGACTTCAGAGCTCAGCTGGCATAATTCCCCACTGCTTTCCTCCAtgggagctctgtgctgctgtggaaagGCTTGTTCTTCCTGAGTGAAGGGGAGGTGCTTCCTCttcctgttcctctgctctgagcagcactgGTGGCACCAGGAGGAAGCTGCTTGCTCAGGATTTCAGGGCAGATTCCCAGTGTGGAGGTCTCACCTTCAGCCAGGAGCCACCCTGCAGGCTGCTCACTGTGGTGTAGGTCTGTGGGGTTAATGTTTGGTGAACTGGGTGTCAGCTGAGGTTCACCTGGGGTGGCTGAGCTGAACAAGAAGCTGTGCTTCCCTGGGAGTGCCTGGTGTGCAGGGGAATGGCCAATTCCTCATCCCCTCCCTGGTGGGGCAGCCCAGAGGGTCCTTCCTAGACAACATTTCACACTCATCCCCTTGCTAAGGCAGCTTTCCCCAAAAACCCCTCTGAGTGGgtggacaggaagctcaacaggagccaagagtgtgcccaggtggccaagaaggccaatgggatcctggcctggatccaaactagcgtggccagcaggcccagggcagtgacccttcccctggactctgccttggggaggccacaccttgagtgttgtgttcagttctgggcccctcagttgaggaaagagattgaggggctggagcggggccagagaagagcaacgaggctggagaagggactggagcacaagtgctgtggggagaggctgagggagctgggggtgcttagcctggagaagaggaggctcagaggtgacctcagcactgtctggaactgcctgaagggaagttctggccaggtgggggttggtctcttctcccaggcactcagcaataggacaagggggcacgatgggctcaagctctgccaggggaaattgaagttggagagcagaaagaaattcttttcagagagagtgctcaggcattggaatgggctgcccagagagggggtggattccccatccctggaggtgtttaagatgagactggacgtggcactgagtgagaatccaccacgtcttgatccaaccccactgtgatcaccagaccatggcacttCATGTCATggtctggtgatcacagtggggttggatcaagggttggattgatgatctcagaggtctcttccaacccagttaattctgtgatttgccTTTCAGactgagcccagcactgcccagcaatGCCATCAGCCATGGAGGGCCCGGAGGGGGCAGAGGAAGGGGATGTCTTGCACTATGAGGAAACAGAAGACAACAATGTCAGGTGAGTCCTGCCCTACActggggcacagacacagccttgggcagggcaggagacCTCCCAGGTAAAGGAGTGATCCTTCTCATCTGAAAGAAGTGAGAGATGCCAATAGGTGATTAGTCAACTACATGTGCAGTAAAATCTGCTCAACCAAGGGTGGGAAGGATGGGGAGGAGCAACTGGCAGGGCTGACAACACAGTTACGTTTTTAGTTGCCACTATCACTGACATTTCACAAACACTGACCATTTGGCAGTTGTGTTTCTGCCTTCCTGGCCAAGGGAGCTGTTTTTCCATGCCTTGCTGGGCAGGCTTGTGTGACAGCAGCTTCTTGTTTTGAAAGATGACTCTGGAGGTGAACCCCACTCTGGagagctgcctctcctgctttgcagagtaCCCACAGGTCTAGGTAGGAATGTTTTTTAGGAGGTTAATTCCAAAACCAAATTCACACATGTGCTCTAAAAACCAAGGATTCAAAGCTGGGAAATGGGAAGGGTGAGGGTGAATAGGTTGCTTCCCAGAAGACCTGGGTATGCTGGTTGACTTCTTTGACAGGCTCAGCTTCATGAGAAGTTAATGCTTCCTGGTTCTCCTGGCACACTCAGTGGCTCTGGGGTGTTCAAAGTCTCTCTTCCAGTTAAACACCAATGTGCTGCCTGTAACAAAGTAGTGATAAAACCCTAAGATGCACTTTGGCATGATTTGAGTGTATGTGTTGGTGTTGTACCAACCTCCACAAAGTGCAGTGGCTGTAACTACAAATCATAGATTtcaatgtggttttttttagaaaaacacCTTGTGGAAACCTGCCAAACCAGTGTCATTCAGGAGAAATAAACCTCTGAAGTGTGTTCTTGCCCTGTTTTGGCATTCAGCTCTCATCTCTTCTGCAACAGTTGATacccaggctgggagagctggtgaCCTGCCTGTGCATCCATCTGCTCCCCCCTGAGCTGTTGTCCAGAGTCACTGGACGTTGCCACCAGGGCTCCTGTGCCCTTCAACCTCCTCTGGAAGCTGTTCCTCCTGTGTTCAAGGCTTCCTTGTGTGGTGTAGTTGGGGTCACATGGATGAGAAGCACAGGTAGTGCAGGGATCGGAGGATCCTTGGCAGTTGGTTCAGCCTGTCCCaagccccagccctcctggaaTGGCACGGGGGCAGCTGCCAACCCAGCTCAGCCTGTGGGGTGGCCTGAGGGTCCCACCTGGTACCTTCTCCAGGGTGGTGGGCAGTGAGGGGGATCCTCCAAACCCACAGCAGTGTGTGGAGGTGGGTGAAGgggctctccctgtccctgcagccccacggACCTGTCGGAGCTGCTGAAGGAGGGCACGAAGGAATCCCACGACCGTGCGGAGAACACCCAGTTTGTCAAGGACTTCCTGAAAGGGCGGATCAAGAGGGAGCTCTTTAAGGTGGGTGTTGCTTTCCTCCTGATCTCTTTGAGGTGATGCAGagccccacagcctgggggtgTTCTGGGGCAGACAGAGCAGACCCTCTGCTCCTTCAAGGAGCACCTGCCTGGTACAGGCTCTCCAGGCTGGTTTTATGTCGAGCCTGGGGATTTCCTCTGTGTTcaccccagctctgtgcaggaGGGAGCAGTCCTGGGGTGTGATGTGCTGGCCCAGGGAGCAGCTTCTCACCTGAGCTGTGCTTTGTCTGTAGCTGGCGACGGTGGCCCTGCACTTCACCTACTCTGCcctggaggaggagatggatCGCAACAAGGACAACCCAGTCTTTGCTCCGCTGTATTTCCCCGTGGAGCTCCACCGGAGAGAAGCACTGGCCAAAGACCTTAAATACTTCTATGGAGAAGACTGGAAAGAGAAGATCCAGTGTTCAGAGGCCACTCAGCAGTATGTGGACAGAATCCATCACGTGGGACAGCAcgagccagagctgctggtggctcaCGCTTACACACGCTACATGGGGGACCTCTCGGGTGGCCAAGTGCTGAAGAAGGTGGCCCAGAGGGCCCTGAAGTTGCCCAGTACTGAGGAAGGGATCCAATTCTACGTGTTTGACAACGTTTCCAATGCACAGCAGTTCAAGCAGCTTTACAGAGCAAGGATGAATGCTCTGGACTTGGACAAGAACACCAAAGAAAGGATCGTGGAGGAGGCCAACAGAGCCTTCAGATTTAACATGCAGGTACTAAACAAATCCCTTGAGCTCCTTTgtgtgcaggtgctgctgcttttggggtCTGATCCAGGGTAATTCAGTCAGACTGCTCACCCAGGCAGGAGTTTGGGGCTGAGACCACCACAGCCCCTCCGTCTCCTGGGGTTGGAATTCTGCTCCAAATAGCTCCTCCATGAGCTTCTGGAGCTGATGTTGGGCAGGAATTCCTCCCATGCTCCAATACCACAGCTGAGCCTTTGACTGGGGCAAAACTAACATGACTTCAGGattcctgtgggctgtggggctgggggctgtgtgtgcccccctGTGCAGCAGTGGGGGCAGGAAAGCTCTTGCTCTGAGGCAGCCTCAGACAGGTTGAGTGTGTTGCACCACCCTGGTGACAATTCATCTCCTGTCTCAGGTCTGACAGGTTGTCCTGTGACCGAAAATATCAGGAGCCTCTTATTCCTCCCACAGCATTTGCCTTTTGTCACACCTGACTGAGCTGCCACTTGCTCCAGGGGGATGAACACAGATTTAGCTACTGGGTGGGAGTTTTAGTCCGTGTTTGTGGCTGTTTGGTGGTGTTTAAACTGATCAGGAATGTGTTGGGATGTGGCTGGCTCCTTTATCGGGATCCTTATGGAATTCCCTGGcggcagagctggaggagcaggatcCAAGGGGATGCAGCAGGTTGAGgggggagcagcagggtggAGCTGCCATGCTCCTGGCTTGGACTGGATGGTGTTGGGACGGGCTGTGCTTTTCCAGCCGTACCGTGTGCCGGGTGTCACCCTGGGGCACTGCTGAtctggggcagggaggcaggagtgGTGCCTGGATGTTCCCCTGGGGATTGCAGGGTCTGGgtgggctgtgcctgcctcACGTGCTGGCTGTGACCCCCTGCAGGTGTTCGATGAGCTGGACAAGATCGGCCGGTCGCTGCCAGAGGAGGCCCAGGACGGAGGATTTCCCGTGCACGACGGAAAGGGCGACATCCGCAAGTGCCCGTACTACGCCGACAGAGGGGGTAGGTGGTGGCAGGGGGAGCTGCCACACGCGTGTGGCACACGGCCAGCAGCACTAACAGCACTCTCTGTGTCCCGGCAGGCACGGCAGGGCCCGGCTGCCCCTTCCACGCCGCGCTGGGCCTGGCCaggcagcccctcctgcagctggtgctggcGGCCTgtgtggcagtggcagcaggagccgcAGCCTGGTACATGCTCTGAGTGGCACAGCgtgggggcaggagaggagacaTGCCCCACCTTCAGGCCCTTCCCTTGCTGGTGGTGAGTTGGCTGCAGAGTTGGAGTGAGGACATGAACAGGAATCCTGTGGGACTGTCCAGGTCTCCTCGCACGCCGCTGTACACAACGTCTTTTAGCTGACTAGTGCCCAGGACTGGTTGGTGCCAGGGGGGAGGATtccactgcagcactgccttgccctgcccaggctggggcagcttCTAAGACTAGagctgtcctgtcctgtcctggcaAAGGCTTCATGTGCTTGGCTTTtcatctccatccctggagcagcGTCTGGAGGGGGtttcctgccctgggctgcaccCCAGAATGTGTCATCAGCTTTTTCAGCAAAGAGCACTTGCTTTCCTACCCTGAGAAGCTGAGGCTGAGGCTGTGATGTGGGGCTGTTGCCTCAAAGGAGTGTCCTGTTGGGTGCAGTGTCCTGGGGACCAGGTCTGACTTCTGTTGGGGTGGGAGCCAGGACCGTGAGGGGGAGTATGGATGTGTATTGTGCAACTTGGGGGTTGAGGGTTGACTGTtggttattttttcctgaagccTTGACTGGAATAAAAAGTTGCAATGCTGTAGCTGGGGAAAGCCAAAAGCACATCACTGGGAGAACAGGGGAGGCTGGGATGGGGATTAATGGGGAGAAGGAAGTGGGTGCAGACTCCCCCACTGTTGTACTTGTGTCTGACTCAACCAATCCCTGAGAAACTCCTGCCCTTGTACCCCTGTCAAAGGACACAGGGGGCTCCAGGGacactgctgctcttcctccagTGCTTGGTACTGCTGTACCCTCACCCTGCCCTCC
This genomic window from Pithys albifrons albifrons isolate INPA30051 chromosome 16, PitAlb_v1, whole genome shotgun sequence contains:
- the HMOX2 gene encoding heme oxygenase 2, yielding MPSAMEGPEGAEEGDVLHYEETEDNNVSPTDLSELLKEGTKESHDRAENTQFVKDFLKGRIKRELFKLATVALHFTYSALEEEMDRNKDNPVFAPLYFPVELHRREALAKDLKYFYGEDWKEKIQCSEATQQYVDRIHHVGQHEPELLVAHAYTRYMGDLSGGQVLKKVAQRALKLPSTEEGIQFYVFDNVSNAQQFKQLYRARMNALDLDKNTKERIVEEANRAFRFNMQVFDELDKIGRSLPEEAQDGGFPVHDGKGDIRKCPYYADRGGTAGPGCPFHAALGLARQPLLQLVLAACVAVAAGAAAWYML